atgagtgtgtgtgctgcttaaatagtgtttgtaatcagttcttgacgatcctcaggtggtgcgagtgtaatcagtagagacttggagcaggtgtgagaatgtgtgtggcatgactgaatatgtagtccattaatggcggaattgtagtccatgtgtgtttgtgcgtgagaTCCAGcaatctgggagttatgatcgctggtgatcgtgacactgaGCCTTGTCcgtaactttttttgtgtttcagcaaatggaatgattttcggtgacaaatcttattttgacacatatttaaaaaaaatgctttaaatgtaataaaaaaacaacaactcaacaatacactgggCAAATTTGCTACCcctttgttatgttagggatgaaaacatccactgaattaaaccgctgtaaaactgcatcagatatttctttttctatttttttcttttgcataaatctgttaatcaacctcagtcctgattaaaactactaaattgcttagaaaattacaggatttaaactctttaattgtcaaattcataaatgatgccaCTGATTTAGTGAAATAAACATACACAATGATGttttttcaatatataaaaaGTCATTGTGGACTGGAAGTCTTGAACATGtgaacaacattgcctttgatgcattgttcttgattgattttaattttttctccccaatttactgttggtgtctgtttttgccccattgacttccattataaccacattttttattacaaaaacatgacaccatataatcatgcatttttgattgttggtggttttcccggTTGGTAAGGTAAAATtcgtcatttttactgttgatcatcagttggctgcattaaccctttagatagctCTGtacaaaaaagcttagtttctgtgGGTTATAtgaagtataacagcaaattgaagtgtgtgtgtctgagtgtgtgagagtgaccttagTGCACTTACCTTAATGTGTCAGAGAAAATCAAAtgtgcatctcagctctcagaactacatggagtaaacaaaaacaaagactatgtatttatgcaccatcaaatatggttataatggaagtcaaatggggcaaaaacagccaccaacagtaaattagagagtgtgaattaagtaaattaagtgtgaccaaaatacaaaatagtattatCATTTTTAACTTGTATCTTGCGTGCTACATTCAAACAAAGCAAAATTTCTATGTGCGTTTAAAAACGTCATTCTAGTTTCACTTTCTAGCCTATGTTTTAGCATGCTCTGAGAATATATTCATCTTGTTTTGACTTCATTTCTATCCTCTCTGACTCATCTGTGATCCTCAgggcagagacagagagaggccTGTCCAGAAAACACATCATAGAAGGTGAAGTGCTGTTTATtactgtgataataataataataataaaaataataacaacaacaataacagagTGGGCAGATGCTGATGGTGTCGTATCTGCAGGTCTCAGAGGTTCCCTGTCTAGACTCCAGCTGGATTACGTGGATATTGTCTTTGCCAACCGGAGTGATGTGAACAGCCCTATGGAAGGTATATTATCTCTTTTACATCTATTATGGCATAGGTTATGAGTGCATAGTTgatgcaacacaggctcactggAAAAATGTGCCTTggtgtacatttttgagaactgagaaataagctcaccggccactttattaggtacacctgtccaactgctcgttaatgcaaatttctagtcagccaatcacatgacagcaactcaatggatttaggcatgcagacatggtcaagacgatctgctgcagttcaagccgagcatcagaatggggaagaaagggaatttaagtgactttgaacgtagaatggttgttggtgccagacgagctggtctgagtatttcagaaactgctgatctactgggattttcacacacaaccatctctagggtttacagagaatgatcagaataagagaaaatatccagtgagcggcagttctgtgggcacatgccttgttgatgccagaggtcagaggagaatggccagactggttagagctgatagaaaggcaacagtagctctaataagcactcgttacaaccaaagtctgcagaagagcatctctgaacgcacaacacgtccaaccttgaggcggatgggctacagcagcagaagaccacaccgggtgccactcctgtcagctaagaacaggaatctgaggctacaattcacacagactcaccaaaacttGACAATgtaagattggagaaacgtttcctggtctgagtcttgatttctgctgtgacattcggatggtcgggtcagaatttgacatcaacaacatgaaagcatggatgtatactgccttgtatcaatcgctcaggctggtggtggtggtgtaaaggtgtgggggatattttcttggcacactttgggctcattagtaccaattgagcatcgtgtcaacaccacagcctacctgagtattcttgctgaccatgtccatccctttatgaccacagtgtacccatcttctgatggctacttccagcaggataacgctccaggtcataaagcgcgaatcatctcaaaccggtttcttgaacatgacaatgagttcactgtactcaaatggcctccactgtcaccagatctcaatctaacaAAGCATCTTtaagatgtggtggaacaggagattcgcatcatggatgtgcaaatctgcagcaactgtgtgatgctctcatgtcaatatggaccaaatatCTAAGGAATATTTCCCCATACATTGTTGAatttaaggattaaggcagttctgaaggcaaaaggaagtccaacttggtactagtaaggtgtacctaatatagtggcagGTAAGTGTATGTACATACATGTATGGCTGTGTTTTATGAATGCTACAGCGTGCACAAGAAACACATTAATAACCACAGCtaatgtacacagcggcctctggtggatttacgagaaatggcacgtactgtgtgaaaaaaaaaacaagccccaGTAACATATCTGAGATAGTCAGAAATTTACATGGCACCCTCTAGTGGagttgtgaaaacaaaaattgcaagaagacttagtccagggtacatatttgtcagttctcaacaacgtagccctgggcacatatttccgatgagcctgggttgaattgaGGCCATATCGCTGATCGTGTACACTGCTGCGTGTTTGTGTTGACAGAGGTGGTACGTGCCATGACGTTTGTTATAAACCAGGGTATGGCCATGTACTGGGGCACATCACGCTGGAGCGCCATGGAGATCATGGTAGGATCTCAATATGCAAAAGATCAATCCATAAGCATTCCTGTGTCATATAATATGATGCATTCACCATCATGATGAAATGTGTGTATACTGGTACCTACAGTGGAGAACaatatacactgtgaaaaatgctgggttccacacaattccttcttgttctctcaacacaaatcgatgaagataacttaataattttaacaaatttaagtggattgaacatcaaACAGTTAAGTTATCCTAAAAAaacttgtgttgtttcaactaattttaaataaggagtttgaacaagcagctttTTGTGTATGACTAGTGTGTGCAACTTTATATGTACAGCAATGATTGTCAACCTCTTGGCTACTGAATATACAGTTTAACCTTTGTTTTGTCTGTGTTTAGGAGGCGTACTCTGTAGCGAGGCAGTTTAACTTAATCCCGCCGGTATGTGAACAGGCCGAGTATCACTATTTCCAGAGGGATAAAGTGGAGGTGCAGCTGCCAGAGCTTTACCACAAGATCGGTCAGTCGACACAAACTAGCTGAAAATCAGCTTCACTTTACACTTACGCTTATATTAAAATACTGCATGAAACGACAGTAGTGTTTTTGGACCTTTTAATGCTTTTTAGATGATACACAAATATTTCTCTATTGCTCAGTCTACCAGCGGAGGTTGTTTACTGCAGCTAACCTTGACCCTTTGTTCTAGCATGATAATAGTAGAGCTGAAAGAGAAAAACGGACTGAAGGAGTATCGTTTATGCCACAGCACTGCGCTTCAAATcaacttttataatattttagggCCTTTAGGTCCATTTTCATCTCATTTTGGGCCATTAATTTACACAAAAACAGGGGTCTGCTCCTGTACGAGGACTACTCAGGTAGCTGGATTTGATTATTGATGATTTAATATAAATGGCGGCTTGGTTGGCAAAGCAATAAAGTcgcaggttcgagtcctggctgggccagttagcatttctaagtttgcatgttctccctgtgttcgtgtgggattcctctgagtgctcctgttttccccacagtccaaacacatgcgctataggggaattgaataagctaaattggctgtagtgtatgagtgggtgtgtgtgaatgtgtatgggtgtttcccagtactgggttccagctggaggggtatctgctgtgtaaaacatatgccggaatagatggcggttcattccgctgtggtgatccctgataaataaaggactaagctgaaggaaaatgaatgaatgaatgaatgaatgaatgaatgatttaatatgATTCaggataatttaatttaatttatctcATCCAGGagttgttgccatagcaacaggTTTGTAAACTCAAACCTGTGAGGCAGCAGCCTCGAGGACAACGCATACACTTAATGCACAAATagacttcattaaacatgtacacatagacatcagcTATATACTATATTACTGCAGGCtatatactgtttttatataacaactttaactgttaaaagctattaattactagttaattagttaaagttagtagtaggcccacatggaatctgcacacCCAGAAATACActgatttccgcagatttttagcccgtcaTTGAATCTATTcaaatgtgtgtgcatttatatttagtcagtttttatattaatttcagtaatattattgactaatatgaaaatgttcatatgtttttttacagaaCAGTTTGTAAAGGGATATTTTCTGTagagatatattatatgagagacttactttgtttaacaaaaacactgcattgtaaacattcaataaaagcCATATATTAAGTTTTAGATGCATCCAAATGCATCAATCAGCAGATTTtatacaaaattctcagcagataTAATGTCATCAAAATGTCCAGAGATTTCCCTTAATTAGTAACTAATGAAGATATGGTAATTaataactaggcatgggccggtataagattctgacggtatgataaccttggatataaaagtcacggtattgtgctcactgctctgaaatcttttctttttaaatgtctggacaaaaaacaaaacctttttcccatttgaaaacaatatattctgtttttttgaaagatttatgatattttggagcagtaaaaaaagatccaaagaaaatcagcacactgccactttagctctcaaaacgTCTTTAATATCACATTTCGAccgacatggtcttcatcaggtgaAGAAGATGAAGACCATGTCGGTCGAAACGTTGAGACATTAAAgactttttgagagctaaagtggcagtgtgccgattttctttggatctttttctacaaatgtttgtttttgatcgagcacctgcctttgagattttctagatgtgcgcacacttctgtttttttgcagcagtaaacacatcaggctatttaattcaaatgaatcattggcttctgctgtctgtcaaacacagatttctgtacaatttaaaaaggcatctttggatatttttgctgctggagatactgttgtcctaaaaaactgaaataaaatgttaataaaaaatcttgcacataccttaggaatggtattacagaaaattttggcggttttaaaaccttgacttttccaagcgtggtataccttgaaaacagttatcatcccaCGCCTGTTATCAACATTAACTTTTCAGATTCTGAATGTAATGCAATGATGTGCACATTttttgtaaaactgctttaaaacaataattaatgtgAAAAGGGAATtgaatttcatataaacaggaataGATGGTGTCATTTCAGGGTGAGACTAAAATGTGGTACCAATAGCTGCTATTTGCTTACTATTTGTTGAATTGGGgaaaagaacaataaaaaaaaaaaatcaatcataaTTTCTCTGAAATAAATGGTACAAAAACTGTCGGAAAGCTCCATCGGTACACTCCATCTGACTAGTAtgtaccagtggtgtagtcggggctatacgcacataTACTCGGTATGCTTACTTTtaccgctcgaagccgcgacacggcacaccagacactcactgtggcgcggcagaaacatgaagtgtcccgaatcgtcgcgccattgtgtgtaccctgatagaaacctatgtttagaattctaaaacgcatagCGCTgtgtcaggtacagcagcacctagttaagatcacagggagcttctgggatcgcgagaaatgcaaacggctgaagtataaggttgactcaatgagaagtacacatgtttgcaaacctacctaaagatacaaccaataaatCCGATTaaagcgataatgtggagaatattgatcttgtgttgagcccaatgagccttgcatctaaaaatagagctagggtgttcctttagtgatatcgcttcgactcacgctgaaaatggcggacgtgaatcaacaaactgaggatatgatgacgtgcctgtcaatcaatattggtgggcggggggaccgctctcctacgtcaagttgcggtcgatttgaaaacaactccaattggtccactgtttttatgttgttaaattgaaaaaatagcactgggtgtgcttatatcaccccaatatgacggtctatacaccatacatgcacatatgtctgtccaaacagcttgaaaagtagattttttaccataggtgccctttaaagtgcacttattattacAGAGTGTTCAGTGTGAACgtactacttacactatttatactacagaatggcgtagaatagtgtataagtacgcgatttgggacgcagctacagTATAGTCTGGCCACCAGCCAATCACTGCATTGGTTCTCATGATTTCAAGGATCGATAGATCATTTACAAACACAAGCAATTAACTGCTGCTTAATTATTACAATCACAGTACAATTCTCATTATTAATAGTCCATCAACTATGGATTATGTCTCAATAAACTCATAGtttgctgcttattattagttattatagtAGTATTTTGATTTaggtagaataagatcatgcagaatttGTACTTTACAACCACTAATAACatccaatatcttaataatagccaGGTAATAAGATACTAGTGGTACGTAAACTAAAGCGATACCTTCCAAACCTAAACATTTTAATTCGGAAACATGCGAACTCCCTCTGTCTCATGTTCAGGTGTCGGAGCGATGACTTGGTCTCCTCTAGCATGTGGTTTGATCACTGGAAAATACAGCGATGGGGTTCCCGACTGTTCAAGAGCCGCAATGAAGGTGAGAGGTAGTCAAGTATCTCAACTCTCTTCAGTTTCTCCATGTCAATTGAATCATCATCCCGCATTACAGTGCAGTGCTTGAGTCCTAAACGTTTGGTTTTGTGTGCAGGGCTATCAGTGGCTGAAGGAGCGCGTCTACAGTGAAGAAGGACGCAGACAGCTGGCAAAAATCAAAGAGCTCCATCTGGTGGCCGACAGGCTGGGCTGCACGGCTGCTCAACTGGCCATTGGTGAGGATCTGCACACTTCACATTATCACTATAGGTGGAAAAGGTCTGGGCTCCGTTCTTCGTATGTgcattactcaattagctggatttggttattgacaatttgacagcgactctttgtttaaaggtttgtgggcgtttgagtagtttctgtcatgtgatgtgtggttgacaggacggactgtacctcatgTTCATTTCATACAAATTATAAAACCAGAAAacgtttgttttcaagtgcacttggttcgtttaaaagcacagatttcaagctttatgtggatgtatttctgtgaagcaagtattcgctgagattccagtgtgtatgttgaccaccaaactgttgtaaaagcatACGTCTGATCTGAGATTCTccctggagaaacgtcagtctatagtgatcaatgattggctcctgtgctagtaggcggggcttcattcaccatattgaccgttacacttttccccattcaaaactatacgagtgacacgtcttgtgtattctatagactTTGGTAATACAGAAAATATGCACAGAATTCTGATATTGTCTTACAATAGTAATGTAGTAATGTCTTACAgtagtggcgcaataggtagtgctgtcgcctcacagcaagaaggtcgctggttcgagcctcggctgggccagttggcgtttctgtgtcgagtttgcatgttctccctgcattcgtgtttgtttcctccgggtgctccggtttcccccacagtccaaagacatgcggtataggtgaattgggaaggctaaattgtccgtagtgtgtgagtgagtgtatggatgtttcccagagatgagataagttagcggttcattccgctgtggcgacccctgattaataaagggactaagccgaaaagaaaatgaatgaatgaatgaatactaatataaaataataatctaaaataataatctaaaataataataataataaattatatatatatatatatatatatatatatatatatatatatacacacacacacacacacacacacacacacacacacacacacacacacacacacatatatatatatatacatatatatatatatatacacacacacatacaaacacgtaCAACTTTAAGGTATCAGCTTTAGTCCATTTTGTGTAcaatattcaacttttttttgttttaagaaataataatttatgcagttatgcacatgttttgacagctaatatgccgatttgatgcttcgcaaaagttgcagagACATTTACCAATATAAAAATGCTTTTTggaacaaaattaatttaaacatccagttattctttacaccgattaagaaagTAAATTAGGCCTAGGCTAcgataataaagaaaatccgttctaactgtaaaactaaataaattgctgaatactcttgacacatgaaagtgtaaagcctgcagcccacaacaaaggtggaaagttatcacgtatcatatttaacaaaccgtttcctatgaattttatgtaattttgctgacatggataactgaatattaatcagatgatgtcaatACGCTGCTCTGCCGTCAGTCAATCGTTGCATttctgatcatgatttcgaggatcgatagatcagtctttcacaacacacgcacagatctcagatcagttcatccagacatttgaatctgattcgtgaacttgtttgaagaaccaaataagccagagatcagttattaagattaaaagatccagaatctgccaaatcatcttagatcatttaagtgaggtatGAAGAACGCATCCCTGGGGTCTCATTAATAAACACGGTGCATGAAGTTATAAGCATGGACCGGTATAAGATTGTGGCATTATGATAAccttgaaagaaaaaataaatgaaaatcacgGTTTTGTTATTACTGCTCTAAATATACCCCTCCCCCCCCACTAAACACagtgaattttattttaagaaacatttataatattttggaacagtaaacacgtcaggctaaataattataataaatcattgacttctgccgtcttcgttagtttaaaaaacactgatttctttacaacttgaaaggcatttttggccatttttttttttcttcagatatAAATAatccactgcactgttcaggtctgcAGTATGCTGGATGTACGTGCGTAAgctatttgtttttcaaatgtttgttcAATCGTGAGCTGCTGAAGATACTATTaccttaaaaaattaataaagttttTAACAACACTTCAAATAAATGACATATagcttaggaatggtataacagaacattttagcagCTTTCCAAACCCCGGTAAACCTGAAATCTGGTTATCGTCCGATGCCAAGCATGAAAGTGCTTTCAGATGTCAGTGATGTACACATGTATTCTGACCCAGTGCTTATTATATTAGGACATTCCGATTATACATATTCTTTGAGCAGTGCACAACAGAAATTCCTTACACATTACTTGTTAAAAGCCTAAAAGCTGTTATTGTTGTCCTGGAAAAAGGTTAAACCTCCAACTGCTAAACGTTGGCTTGAGGAATTGATATGCACTCTGCACTTGGAATGAACCAGATATCTTTTAAACAGCAACATTGGACAATTTTACAAGATTTGGGACGCTGAAACTTCACGAGGAATTCTATTCCCGATGTACTGTAGTTAATAGTTGTATTGATTATCACTGTATTGAATACTATTCACAGGCTGGGGTTATGGTGTTACACTCAATGTATATGATCAAATTTATCAGCCTAGAATAGTTCACGTACATGTAGACACACAGACATACTTGTaaatgtggtttacgaggactccataggcgtaatgtattttatttggtaaaaatgCATAGTAGAGAACCTACCCCAGCCCCTAAAACCACAACCTAAAACTGGTGGCTACGATTTTGAAGCATTTTGAAATATGAGGGGACATAAGGAATGCCAAGGTCATACCATTATAGGTCAtttttgtgtcctcataaaccacacaagcacacacactctctttttaACGTCTAAAGTCTGGCAATCAGACTGAAGCCTgcatgacagacagacagaaaatgtGATACGCATCACTCTACAACTTATAAAAGTATTTATGTTGTGAATATGTTGTGTATTTATGTTGTGAATGTTGTGTTTTTGTGAAATCTCTCACTCAGCATGGTGCTTGCGTAGTGAAGGCGTCAGCTCTGTGCTTCTTGGTGTCTCCAATACAGACCAACTCCTTGAGAACCTCGGAGCCCTGCGGGTAacaaaaacacaagcacacacacacatcaaacgttTGAAGTCACACTTGCAGTACTTTGATATACCGACTAACATACTAAAGCACGCGTAAAATATGtgattataattttaattgtagtgtgttatttgataatacatttaaagttattttgatgTGGCAAGTTTTATAATTGTTAGTGAATTTAAATGTGACATACTTTTTTAAAcaagcagatttttttctttctctgcatgtgtgtgaaagagaaatGAACAGAGAAAATGAACAGATGATAAATAATATGCGGCTCACTTTGTGTGCGGATATgcccatttatttaattcatcacTGCCACTAGTTCTGAGTGCATGAGAGTGTTAAACATGAAGTAGCAGttggtcaaatatttgtaacatagcctgtaataaataataaatagcctactgataAAGTAAGGTGATCACAAGTTCACCTCCGGCACGATAATCgtaatattattttgtagtgtGTGCTGTGGTTTTCATATGCGCATGTTTAAGATTTGTGGTAATATCGTCGCCATGATGGTCAAAGAAATCTCAACATTCTT
This Danio aesculapii chromosome 5, fDanAes4.1, whole genome shotgun sequence DNA region includes the following protein-coding sequences:
- the LOC130229815 gene encoding voltage-gated potassium channel subunit beta-3, producing MQVSFACTEHNLKSRSEDRLCGLRTAPPPGGSSGGGGERGQGGNGNYAPQSSVKTRDAPGSRPLPQGHAHMKEAIGRHSSMKYRNLGKSGLRVSCLGLGTWVTFGSQISDEMAENLMTIAYENGVNLFDTAEVYASGRAEITLGNIIKKKGWRRSSFVVTTKIYWGGQAETERGLSRKHIIEGLRGSLSRLQLDYVDIVFANRSDVNSPMEEVVRAMTFVINQGMAMYWGTSRWSAMEIMEAYSVARQFNLIPPVCEQAEYHYFQRDKVEVQLPELYHKIGVGAMTWSPLACGLITGKYSDGVPDCSRAAMKGYQWLKERVYSEEGRRQLAKIKELHLVADRLGCTAAQLAIAWCLRSEGVSSVLLGVSNTDQLLENLGALRVLSQMTPQTVSEIDALLGNKPHSKKESRA